CAGCGGGTCGCCCGGGCAGAACACGGCGGAGAGCAGCCGGTCTGCCGGACTGGCCAACTGTCGGACCAGCCGCCCGGTACGCGGCTCCCACAGCCGCACCACACCATCGTTACCGCAGGCGGCCAGCACCTCGCCGTCGTCACGGAAGGACAGCGACGTGATCCGCCGCCCGTGGCCGCGCAGGGTGTGCTGAAGCTGCCCGGTCCGCGCGTCCCAGAGTCGGGTCGTGCCGTCGTTGCTGCTGGTCGCCACCTGAGCCTGGTCCGGCCGGAAGACCACCGGCCAGACCGAGCCGCGATGCCGGGTCAACTCGTGCCGAAGCTGGCCGTCGGCGGTGTCCCAGAGTTGGATCGCGCCGTCGCTGGCGGCCGTGGCGAGTGTGGTTCCGTCGCCGTTGAACCGGACGCTGTAGATCGCGCCACGCTGCCGGCTCAGCACCCGGACCGGGCGGCCGGTCTCGACGTCCCACAGTCGCAGCGCACCATGCGTGTCGCCGGTGGCCATCAACCCGCCATCGGGGTGCACGTCGAGGGCGTACACGTCGGCCTCGTGGCCGCGCGGCTGGCTGAGCAGTTCCCCGTCGGTGGCCCGGCGGATCCACACCCGGCCGTGCTGGCCGACGGCGACCAGCGCCCGGCCGTCCGGGGTGTGCACCACCCGGTAGATGACCTCCGGTGCCCGCACCTCGAAGGCGAGCTCGCCCGAGGTGATGTCCCAGCAGCGGAGCACGCCGGCACTGTCCACGACCACGACCCGCCGGCCGTCCGGGCTGAACGAGGTGCCCCAGATGGGCGCGGCATGTCCGGACCATTCCTGGCGCAGCCGGGCGGTACGCGTGTCGTAGAGCCGGACCACACCGGCCGCGTCGCCCACCACCAACCGACCTCGCGCGCCGTCGGTGAGCATCGGCCACACCCAGCCGGCGAAGACGTCCTCGATGACGTGCCGCACGTCCCCGTGATCGGCGTCCCACAGCCGGACGGTGAGGTCGTCCGCGCCGGTGACCAGCTGGTGCGAGGCGGCGTCGAAGCGGACCGCGTACACCCGACCCCGGTGACCCTGCAGGGTCCGCACCGGCAGGCCGCTGGCCGTGTCGCAGATCAGCACACCACCGTCGTCGCTGCCCACGGCCAGCACCGTGCCGTCCGGGCTGTAGGCCGCCGGCACCGGCAACCGACCCACCTCGAAGCCGTACGAGACGCCGACGGCGGGCGGGGCCAGGCCCGGAGTCACCGGACGGCCCGGGGCGACCACCGCGCCGCGCAGCTCCGGTGCCCGCAGCAGCGCGGCGTCGGCGTTCACGTCGATCAGCGCGGCCCGCCGCCAACTGCTGCCGGCGACCTGCGCGTTTCGCAGGTCGGTTCGGAACAGGCGGGCCCCGGCCAGTTCGGCTGAGCGCAGGTCGGCCCCGGCGAGGCGAGCCTGGTCCAGGCGGGCGCCGCGTAACCGGGCGTGTACCAGCCGAGCCCCGGTCAGGTTGGTGGCGACCAGGCGGGTGTCGGTCAGATCCGCGCCGGTCAGATCCGCCTCGGCCAACTCCCGATGGGACAGGTCCTCACCGCGCAGCACCGCGCCACGCAGGTCGGCCCGGTCGGGCAGCCGCAGCCAGGCGCTGAGCCGCAAGGCGTTGGCCCGAACCGTCTCGCCGGCCGTCTCGTCGCCGAGCACCCGCATCGCCCAGGCGGTGCTGCGAGCCGAGTCGGCGAGGTCGCCGAGGAACTCCACGGCCAGCGCCGACAGGGGCCGCGCCGAAAGGGCCGATGGTTCTTCGCCCTGGTTGAGCTGGGTGGCGATTCCATCGGCGACCAGCCACTCCATCACGGAGGTGTGGATGAACCCGAACAGGCCGTCGTCGGTGCGGACCAGCAGGCTGCCCGCGCCCACCGCGTGCGTCGCCTGCGGTGCGGAGAGCCGGGACTCGACCAGCCCGGCGAGCTGCTCGGCGGTCTCGGCCAGCTCGGCCAGGCGCAGGTACGACTCGCCGCTCTCCCAGAGCTGGAACGCCAACCGGCTCACCGCGTGCCAGAGCTCGGGGCGACGCAGGCCGACCGACGCGCCCGGCACCCCCTGGGTGCGTCGCTCCTCGAAGTCGAGCCAGGACTCCAGGATCTCCCGGTAGAGCGCGGCCGCGCTGAACGTGCCGCCCGCACCCGCGACGGCGGTCAGCCGTCCGTCGTCGAGGCCGGCGATGAAACCGAGCATCCGCGGGTTGCGGGAAAGGCCGAGCAGGTCCTTCACCCCGCCGAGCAGGTCCATCCGCTCCCGGGCGGCCCGCTCGTCCCCGCCGTAGCGGTGCCGCAGGAAGTCCTTGATCTGCCCGGAGGTGAAGTCCTCGATGGCCAGCACCCGCCGGTGCGGCAGCATCCCCACCCGCTCGCCGAGGGCGGTGAGCACCTGCGAGTTGGTCTTGAAGTGCTGGGTGCGGCTGCTCACCACGACCTTCGCGTTGCCCTCGGCCGCCTGGAGCAACGTCTCCAGGTGGTCCGCCGCCCGGTCGTAGGTGACCCGGGCCACCAACTCGTCGAAGCCGTCGAAGAGCAGCACGATCCGCCCCTGCCGGAGCATGTAGCGGAACGCCTTGAGGTCGATCACCTGCTCGCCGTGGTTCGCCAGGTGGGCGGCGACCAGCCCGTCGACCGAGTGGGCCTTGTCCAGCGAACCCAGCTCCACCAGGATCGGGATCAGGTCGGGAGCGGCGGTCGGCAACCGGCGGGCAACCTCGCGCATCGCGAACGTCTTGCCCCGGCCGAAGTCGCCGAGCACCAGCACGAACCGACCGTCCGGCGCGGAGACAAGCTCGAGCAACTCGTCCACCACGTCCTCGCGGACCTGCTGGTCGGTGCCGACCAGGTGGCGGTAGCGCTGCGGCACGTACTGGCCGGGTGGGTAGAGCCGGTCGGCCTGCAGCCGTGCGGTCTGCGCGGCGACGTAGTCGCGCAGGTCGAGCAGCCCCTGGAACTCGGTGAGGTGCAGCACCCGTACGCCGCGTCGCTGTGCCTCCTCGGCCAGCCCGCGCGGGACCCGGTCGCCGTCGTAGACCAACTCCGACGCGATGTCCGGGTCGGTTGCGTGCACTCGCCGGGCGAAGTGGTCGAGATCCGCGGCGGTCGGGGTGCCGACGTACGCCCCGACCCGCTGCTGCCGGACCACCCCGTCGGCGCGGTAGGTGACGAACAGGTGCGGCGGCTCGGCCGCCACCCTGCGGACCAGCACCCGGTCGTGACGCGCCTGGCAGACCTCGGCCAGTCGGTCGAGCAGTCGGTCCAGCGGCGCCACCGGGAGCACCGCCGGTGTGCTGGCCGCCGCGTCCTGAGTGGGCCCCTCGGCGGCGGTGGGCAGCCGCGGGTCGGGCACCTGGGCCGGCCCGGCAGCCCCGAACGTCGCCTCGGTCCGCGACCACTTCATGGCCGTCGGCTCGCCCACCTCGTGCCTGTCGTCACGGCCGAGCACCCAGCGGGTCATCCCGTCGGCGGCGAGCCGGAGCACCTGCGCCCGCCCGCTGTGGGACGCGGCGACCAGCGGCACCACCGAGTCGACCCGGCCACCGGTCGGCGCGGTGTCGGTGAGCTGCAGGTTGAGCATCGGCCCGAGCAGGCGGTTGAACGACCCCCGATCTCGCAGCGTCACCCCGTCCGGGACCGCCGCCTCGTCGGCGTACGGTGTGCGCGGGCCGGGGGCGTGCGCCATCGCGCCCAGCCGCAGCCAGCCGGACTGCTGGTAGTGGCGCAGCCGCTGGGCGAACCAGGTGGACTGGGCCTCGCCGAGGAATCCGTACCGGTCCTCCTCGCGGTGGGTGACGGCGATGGTGGAGTTCAACCCGGCCACCACCACCCGCAGGTCCGGCACCGGAAAGAGCGTCCAGGGTTGCTCGCTGTCGAAGAGCCGGTCGTCGAGCCCCTGGTAGAGGTCGTCGAAGAGCCGCGCGTAGTGCCGCCACTTCGGCCAGTACGGCGGCTGCGGGTCGACGTCGTCCGCCTCGCAGGTGGCGAAGTACGCGCGGCTGGCGGCCATGGTCACGTCGCGCGGACCGGGCACCACGATCAGACGGTGCGGCTCCAAGCCGAGCAGCACCCGCAGCCCGGTGAGGAAACTCAGCGCGCCGGAGAACTCGCGGGGGCTGCCGGACTCGGTCAGGTTGCCCGCCACCACCAGCAGGTCGGGCCGGGGAACGCCGTCGTTCATCAGCAGGGTCAGGTCACCCATCAGATGTTCCTGGAGCTCCCCCGGGGTGACCGGGGCGCCTCGCTCGATCACGCCCCGACCGAACCGCGGGCCGGCCACCTGCAGCACGGTCAGTGCCGTCCGCACGGTCGGCACGGCCACCGAGGCGGGCGGGAACGGTGGCGGGTTGATCGGCGTACGGCGCGCACGGCGCGGCGCGGGCGGGCCGACGACGGGTGCGGAGAGCACCCCGGCCGGGTCGGCGGGGTGGTGCGGAAAGGCGGGTTGCCGCACGGGCTTCGCGCGGCCGTTGAGCGCTTCCCGGAGCCGGTCCAGCACCCGCGAACGCGCCTGTGTGGGGTCGCTGACCCCGACCAGGTCGACGTAGGTGATGGTGGCGAGCAGGCCGTCGATCGGGCAGTCCTCCACCCGGACGGTGACCAGCTTGCTGCCGGTGCCGTCCGGGTCCGCGCGCAGCGCGGCCTGCCATTCCAGCTTTCCGTACGTGGAGTGCAGGTAGCGTTCGGACAGGACGGCCACCACGACCGCGGCCTCTCGGACCCCTCGGTCCATGAAGTCGATGAAGTTGGTGCCGGCCACGAAGTCCCACGCCTGGAGCAGGGTGCGGTAGCCGGCGGCCTCGAACTCCCACGCCAGCCAGGTCGCCCAGCGCTCGTCGGCGGGCGAGTAGCTGATGAAGAAGTCGATGGGGCGGTCGGACCGGGTCGGTTGCGTGCCTACAGCCACCCGGTCATTATGGCCACCCACCGTCAAGCCGTCGCCACCATACGCGGTCGCCCCGTCGAATCCGGCCCGGTTGAGCGAGCCGTGGTGTGCGAGGATCATGCCTTGTGGAGACTATCGGCGACCCACCGTCGACGGCACCGGACCGATCCCGTTGGGGCCGGCTGCACGTACTGGACTGGATCGCGATCGCGCTGGTCACCAGCGGCGCCCTCTGCGTCCTGACCGGACTCCTCCCCCGCGCCGACGCCGAGGCCACCATGCGTCGGATCCTGCCGATCCTGATCTTCCTCGGCACGGTGGTGGTGCTGGCCGAGCTGACCGCCGTGGCCGGGGTCTTCGACGCGCTCGCCGCCCGGGTGGCGATCGCCGCCCGAGGCAATTTTCGCGCGCTGTTCTGGCTCTGCGTCGGGTTCGCCTCGGTGACCACGATCGCGCTCAACCTGGACACCACCGCCGTCCTGCTCACCCCCGTGATGATCGCCCTGGCCCGGACGCTGGGGATACCGCCGATCCCGCTGGCGATGACCACGGTCTGGCTGGCCAACACCGCGAGCCTGCTGCTGCCGGTGTCCAATCTGACCAACATCCTGGCCAGCGACCGGATCGGGCTGGCTCCGGTGTCGTGGGCGGCCCGGATGTGGTGCCCGCAACTGGTCGCCATCGCGATCACCATGTTGCTGCTCTGGTGGTGGTACTGGCGGCCGGCGCGGGCCACCGCGGATCCGTTCGTGCCACCGCCACCACACGTGCCACCCGACCCCGTGCTCTACCGCACCGCGCTCGTGGCCTGCCTGCTGTTCGTCGCCGGGATCCTCGCCGAGGTCGAGATCGGGCTCGCCTCCGGAGTGGCCGCCGCGATCCTCGTCGCCGGGTTCGCGGTCCGCGCGCGGGGCAGCCTGAAACTCCAGCTGATCCCCTGGCGGCTGCTGATCTTCGTCACCGGGCTGTTCCTGGTGGTGCAGACCATCGGCCGGCACGGACTGGACACGCTGATGGGCGCTTTGATCGGCAACGACCCCGGTGCCGAGGGCGCAATGCGGGCCGGCGCCGTCGGCGCGCTCTTCTCCAACGTGGTCAACAACCTGCCCGCGTACGTGGCCGGGGAGGCGGTCATCAACGCCGACCACCACACCCAACTGCTGGCCCTGCTGGTGGGTGCCAACGTCGGCCCGCTCGCCACCCCGTGGGCGTCGCTGGCCACACTGATCTGGTACGAGCGCTGCCGGGCCGCCGGGGTCGCGGTCCCGCTGGGCCGGTTCATGGCCACCAGCGCTGTCCTCGCCGCTCTGGGCACCACAGCCACCGTCGCCGCCCTGCTGGTCACCCCGTCAGGCTGAGCGCCTCAGGGCGGGCGGCAGCGACGAACCGCCCTGACCATTCACCAGCCGACATTCGTCAGGCTGATCGGCGTGAGTTGGCGGACCTGCGGTTCGATCCACTGTGCCGCCGTCACCAGCTTGACCAGCCGGTCGATCGTCTCCGGTGGGGCGGCGACGAAGCTGCGCCGGTCAGCCGGGCACCCGTACCGATCGTCGAAGCAGCCGCCGTCGAGGGCCCGGACCACCATGCCGGCCTCGGCAGCCAGCAGCATCCCGGCCGGCAGGTCGACCGACTCCGGACGGTAGCCGACAATGCCGTCGATGTCGCCGCGGGCCAGCATCACCCAGGACAGCAGCGGCGCCCACAGTTGCAGCACGCGCCGGGCGGTGGAGTCGAGCACCACCTTGAGCGCGCGGGCGGTGCTGTCGTCCCGGCGTACCTCGTGTCCCTGGGTCCAGGCCAGCACCGGCGCGGCCGGGACCGGCCGGGGCGGCGTGCGCAGCGGCTGGCCGGCCGGGCCGTCCACGTGCACGAAGGCGCCCTGGCCACGGATGGCCGACCAGGTACGGTCGGAGACCGGGTCGTGCACCACCCCGACCACCGGCGACCCCCGGTCGCAGAGCGCGATCCCGACCACGTACGCGGGCAGGCCGATCGCCACGT
The nucleotide sequence above comes from Micromonospora luteifusca. Encoded proteins:
- a CDS encoding TIR domain-containing protein translates to MAVGTQPTRSDRPIDFFISYSPADERWATWLAWEFEAAGYRTLLQAWDFVAGTNFIDFMDRGVREAAVVVAVLSERYLHSTYGKLEWQAALRADPDGTGSKLVTVRVEDCPIDGLLATITYVDLVGVSDPTQARSRVLDRLREALNGRAKPVRQPAFPHHPADPAGVLSAPVVGPPAPRRARRTPINPPPFPPASVAVPTVRTALTVLQVAGPRFGRGVIERGAPVTPGELQEHLMGDLTLLMNDGVPRPDLLVVAGNLTESGSPREFSGALSFLTGLRVLLGLEPHRLIVVPGPRDVTMAASRAYFATCEADDVDPQPPYWPKWRHYARLFDDLYQGLDDRLFDSEQPWTLFPVPDLRVVVAGLNSTIAVTHREEDRYGFLGEAQSTWFAQRLRHYQQSGWLRLGAMAHAPGPRTPYADEAAVPDGVTLRDRGSFNRLLGPMLNLQLTDTAPTGGRVDSVVPLVAASHSGRAQVLRLAADGMTRWVLGRDDRHEVGEPTAMKWSRTEATFGAAGPAQVPDPRLPTAAEGPTQDAAASTPAVLPVAPLDRLLDRLAEVCQARHDRVLVRRVAAEPPHLFVTYRADGVVRQQRVGAYVGTPTAADLDHFARRVHATDPDIASELVYDGDRVPRGLAEEAQRRGVRVLHLTEFQGLLDLRDYVAAQTARLQADRLYPPGQYVPQRYRHLVGTDQQVREDVVDELLELVSAPDGRFVLVLGDFGRGKTFAMREVARRLPTAAPDLIPILVELGSLDKAHSVDGLVAAHLANHGEQVIDLKAFRYMLRQGRIVLLFDGFDELVARVTYDRAADHLETLLQAAEGNAKVVVSSRTQHFKTNSQVLTALGERVGMLPHRRVLAIEDFTSGQIKDFLRHRYGGDERAARERMDLLGGVKDLLGLSRNPRMLGFIAGLDDGRLTAVAGAGGTFSAAALYREILESWLDFEERRTQGVPGASVGLRRPELWHAVSRLAFQLWESGESYLRLAELAETAEQLAGLVESRLSAPQATHAVGAGSLLVRTDDGLFGFIHTSVMEWLVADGIATQLNQGEEPSALSARPLSALAVEFLGDLADSARSTAWAMRVLGDETAGETVRANALRLSAWLRLPDRADLRGAVLRGEDLSHRELAEADLTGADLTDTRLVATNLTGARLVHARLRGARLDQARLAGADLRSAELAGARLFRTDLRNAQVAGSSWRRAALIDVNADAALLRAPELRGAVVAPGRPVTPGLAPPAVGVSYGFEVGRLPVPAAYSPDGTVLAVGSDDGGVLICDTASGLPVRTLQGHRGRVYAVRFDAASHQLVTGADDLTVRLWDADHGDVRHVIEDVFAGWVWPMLTDGARGRLVVGDAAGVVRLYDTRTARLRQEWSGHAAPIWGTSFSPDGRRVVVVDSAGVLRCWDITSGELAFEVRAPEVIYRVVHTPDGRALVAVGQHGRVWIRRATDGELLSQPRGHEADVYALDVHPDGGLMATGDTHGALRLWDVETGRPVRVLSRQRGAIYSVRFNGDGTTLATAASDGAIQLWDTADGQLRHELTRHRGSVWPVVFRPDQAQVATSSNDGTTRLWDARTGQLQHTLRGHGRRITSLSFRDDGEVLAACGNDGVVRLWEPRTGRLVRQLASPADRLLSAVFCPGDPLVGAPSGDGGVHLWNSETGAHERELNVDTDHVWAAAFSPDGDALATANDDDTVRLWYRRTGRHFATLAPHRGRVRAVAFSPDGEVIATGCDDHLVRLWDAATATCRHILEQHTDRVYAVCFNSEGTLLASASNDGTAVVWDAPTGERRSVLTAHTGRLWSCAFSPNGALLATAGDDLNIRLWDPGTGRLHGTLAAHTRRVWSVAFSPDSSMLASAGDDGTVRLWDVADPEHAQLRSTLIGLPDGWAAVSPDGRYKLDGDSANQFWHVIGTCRFEVGELDPYLTQVRRLSVDAPF
- a CDS encoding inositol monophosphatase family protein, with the translated sequence MEVTPSRSGPDLRDAHRFAVEAAQAAGRLLRRGTRSEMHVRAKNDSGDVVTDLDLAAEQLIVERIRARWPEHGVIAEEGGEYAVDDSWVWLVDPLDGTNNVAIGLPAYVVGIALCDRGSPVVGVVHDPVSDRTWSAIRGQGAFVHVDGPAGQPLRTPPRPVPAAPVLAWTQGHEVRRDDSTARALKVVLDSTARRVLQLWAPLLSWVMLARGDIDGIVGYRPESVDLPAGMLLAAEAGMVVRALDGGCFDDRYGCPADRRSFVAAPPETIDRLVKLVTAAQWIEPQVRQLTPISLTNVGW
- a CDS encoding SLC13 family permease, with protein sequence METIGDPPSTAPDRSRWGRLHVLDWIAIALVTSGALCVLTGLLPRADAEATMRRILPILIFLGTVVVLAELTAVAGVFDALAARVAIAARGNFRALFWLCVGFASVTTIALNLDTTAVLLTPVMIALARTLGIPPIPLAMTTVWLANTASLLLPVSNLTNILASDRIGLAPVSWAARMWCPQLVAIAITMLLLWWWYWRPARATADPFVPPPPHVPPDPVLYRTALVACLLFVAGILAEVEIGLASGVAAAILVAGFAVRARGSLKLQLIPWRLLIFVTGLFLVVQTIGRHGLDTLMGALIGNDPGAEGAMRAGAVGALFSNVVNNLPAYVAGEAVINADHHTQLLALLVGANVGPLATPWASLATLIWYERCRAAGVAVPLGRFMATSAVLAALGTTATVAALLVTPSG